The following proteins are co-located in the Streptomyces sp. DT2A-34 genome:
- a CDS encoding pyridoxamine 5'-phosphate oxidase family protein: MQGTQQPTSPPAAYTPTDRTVPTRSPDRASYDKELVHAILDEAYVCHLGFVRDGAPVVLPTLFGRVGETLYVHGSTGSRPLRMTGRADPGLPVCLTVTHVDALILARSAFHHSINYRSVVVHGLAYDVTDPEEKRVALDALVDHVVPGRSADSRPANKKELAATAVIRLDLTEVSAKLRTGGVNDEPEDLTLPHWAGVVPLRKGYDTPVGDPGLAPGTELPDYLGAL, from the coding sequence ATGCAGGGGACCCAGCAGCCGACGTCGCCGCCCGCCGCCTACACGCCGACCGACCGCACCGTCCCCACGCGCTCCCCGGACCGGGCGTCGTACGACAAGGAACTGGTGCACGCGATACTCGACGAGGCCTACGTCTGCCATCTCGGCTTCGTGCGCGACGGCGCGCCGGTCGTGCTGCCCACACTGTTCGGCCGGGTCGGCGAGACGCTCTACGTGCACGGCTCGACGGGCTCGCGCCCGCTGCGGATGACCGGCCGGGCCGACCCGGGGCTGCCGGTGTGTCTGACGGTCACGCATGTCGACGCGCTGATCCTGGCCCGCTCGGCGTTCCACCACTCGATCAACTACCGGTCCGTGGTGGTGCACGGCCTCGCGTACGACGTGACGGACCCCGAGGAGAAGCGGGTCGCGCTCGACGCCCTGGTCGACCACGTGGTGCCGGGCCGGTCGGCCGACTCCCGCCCCGCCAACAAGAAGGAGCTGGCGGCCACCGCCGTGATCCGCCTCGACCTGACCGAGGTCTCCGCCAAGCTCCGCACGGGCGGCGTGAACGACGAGCCCGAGGACCTCACCCTCCCCCACTGGGCCGGCGTCGTCCCCCTGCGCAAGGGCTATGACACGCCCGTCGGGGACCCCGGCCTGGCCCCGGGCACCGAGCTCCCCGACTACCTCGGAGCCCTGTGA
- a CDS encoding aminotransferase class I/II-fold pyridoxal phosphate-dependent enzyme, which produces MLEGYRIEGRRAAEIAASVERAVGDGELEPGQLLPPMRELAVTLGVNPNTVAAAYRILRERGVIETAGRRGSRVRPKPATTGRESIRVDVPEGVRDVATGNPDPMLLPSLAKAFAAAAEQNDRAPVMYGDEAVDPELARIARAALDADGVPDGPIAVTSGSLDMIERVLAAHLKPGDAVAVEDPGWGSLLDLVPAVGLRTAPVGVDDEGPLPDDVRRALEAGARALIVTDRAQNPTGAVVSAARARALQSVLKDHPDVLLIEDDHGHGIVDLPLHALAGVTRSWAFVRSAAKAYGPDLRLAVFTGDAVTVDRVRGRQRLGPGWVSRIGQRALARLWADGAVDPKAVAAAYAARRDALIAALAERGITAHGRSGLNVWIPVPDETGAVARLLHAGWAVAPGARFRMSAPPGIRITIATLGADEIAPLADAVAKAVGSAPPRGYV; this is translated from the coding sequence GTGCTAGAAGGATATCGGATCGAAGGGCGACGCGCAGCCGAGATCGCGGCGAGCGTCGAGCGCGCGGTCGGGGACGGGGAACTGGAACCGGGGCAACTGCTGCCGCCCATGCGGGAGTTGGCGGTCACGCTGGGCGTGAACCCCAATACCGTCGCGGCCGCGTATCGCATCCTGCGTGAGCGCGGGGTGATCGAGACGGCGGGGCGTCGGGGCAGCCGGGTGCGGCCCAAGCCGGCCACGACCGGGCGCGAGTCCATCCGGGTGGACGTACCGGAGGGCGTACGGGACGTGGCCACCGGCAACCCGGACCCGATGCTGCTGCCGTCGTTGGCCAAGGCGTTCGCGGCGGCCGCCGAACAGAACGACCGCGCGCCCGTCATGTATGGGGACGAGGCTGTGGATCCGGAGTTGGCGCGCATCGCGCGGGCCGCGCTCGACGCCGACGGAGTCCCGGACGGGCCGATCGCCGTCACCTCCGGCTCGCTCGACATGATCGAACGGGTCCTCGCGGCCCACCTCAAGCCCGGCGACGCCGTCGCCGTCGAGGATCCCGGATGGGGCAGCCTGCTCGACCTGGTCCCGGCCGTCGGGCTGCGGACGGCTCCTGTCGGCGTGGACGACGAGGGCCCGCTCCCGGACGACGTGCGCCGGGCCCTGGAAGCGGGGGCGCGCGCCTTGATCGTCACCGACCGGGCGCAGAACCCGACGGGCGCGGTCGTGAGTGCCGCACGCGCGCGTGCCCTGCAATCCGTGCTGAAGGACCACCCCGACGTCCTGCTCATCGAGGACGACCACGGGCACGGCATCGTCGACCTGCCCCTGCACGCTCTGGCCGGCGTTACCCGCTCCTGGGCGTTCGTCCGCTCGGCCGCCAAGGCGTACGGCCCCGACCTGCGGCTCGCCGTGTTCACCGGCGACGCCGTCACCGTCGACCGGGTGCGAGGCCGCCAGCGCCTCGGCCCCGGCTGGGTCAGCCGCATCGGTCAGCGGGCCTTGGCGCGACTGTGGGCCGACGGCGCTGTCGACCCGAAGGCGGTGGCGGCGGCGTACGCCGCGCGCCGGGACGCGCTGATCGCCGCGCTGGCGGAGCGGGGGATCACGGCACACGGACGCAGCGGGCTGAACGTGTGGATTCCGGTGCCCGACGAGACGGGCGCCGTGGCCCGGCTACTGCACGCCGGCTGGGCCGTAGCACCAGGCGCCCGCTTCCGCATGAGTGCGCCGCCTGGGATCCGCATCACCATCGCGACGCTCGGCGCCGACGAGATCGCCCCGCTGGCAGACGCGGTGGCGAAGGCGGTTGGCTCAGCACCGCCGAGGGGTTACGTCTAG
- a CDS encoding DMT family transporter → MTTATTSRNPAEAAARPLPRARLDWRLRFAALSLIWGFSFLLIKVGTDGYAPFQVTLGRLVFGTAVLAAAMAVKRERLPRGARTWGHLTVAAFLLNALPFSLFAYSELTIPSTLAGICNATSPLWGMALSLVALSEDRPTRVRVAGLGIGFLGVLTVLGAWQGFHGLDATGTVMALLASLSYPIGWIYVRRTLAGSRESHLSLTGAQLLLATVQLAVVTPVFTSVPSSFPVLPLLAIVALGALGTGLAVLLQYGLVAEVGPTTAQMVTYFIPVIATAAGVAVLGESLSWSTPVGAVVVLVGAALTQVKRGA, encoded by the coding sequence ATGACCACCGCCACGACGTCCCGCAACCCGGCCGAGGCCGCCGCCCGCCCACTCCCCCGCGCCCGCCTCGACTGGCGTCTGCGCTTCGCCGCCCTGTCCCTGATCTGGGGCTTCAGCTTCCTGCTCATCAAGGTGGGCACCGACGGCTACGCACCCTTCCAAGTCACCCTCGGGCGGCTGGTGTTCGGTACGGCCGTACTGGCGGCGGCGATGGCGGTGAAGCGGGAGCGACTGCCGCGCGGGGCGCGCACGTGGGGGCATCTGACGGTCGCCGCGTTCCTGCTCAACGCGCTGCCGTTCTCGTTGTTCGCGTACTCCGAGCTGACGATCCCGTCCACGCTCGCCGGCATCTGCAACGCGACCTCGCCGCTGTGGGGCATGGCCCTGTCCCTGGTCGCCCTCTCCGAGGACCGGCCGACGCGGGTCAGGGTCGCGGGTCTCGGGATCGGCTTCCTCGGTGTGCTGACGGTGCTCGGGGCGTGGCAGGGCTTTCACGGGCTGGATGCCACGGGGACGGTGATGGCGCTGCTGGCCTCGTTGAGCTACCCGATCGGCTGGATATACGTACGGCGTACGCTGGCCGGGTCCCGTGAGTCGCATCTGTCGCTGACCGGGGCGCAGTTGCTGCTGGCCACGGTGCAACTGGCCGTTGTGACGCCGGTGTTCACGTCCGTGCCGAGCAGCTTTCCGGTGCTGCCTCTGCTCGCGATCGTGGCGTTGGGTGCGCTCGGTACAGGGCTCGCGGTCCTGCTGCAGTACGGGCTGGTCGCTGAGGTGGGGCCGACCACGGCTCAGATGGTCACGTACTTCATTCCGGTCATCGCCACGGCTGCGGGGGTGGCTGTCCTCGGGGAATCTCTGAGCTGGTCGACGCCGGTGGGTGCGGTGGTCGTTCTTGTGGGGGCGGCGCTTACTCAGGTCAAGCGGGGCGCCTAG
- a CDS encoding LysR family transcriptional regulator encodes MLNLERLRTLDALARHGSVSGAAEGLHITTSAVSQQMSKLEREVGQQLLAKNGRGVRLTDAGRLLAEHAARILSQVELAQSDLEAQRGKVVGELRLAAFPTGARGLFPAALSALRTAHPALRVRSCELEPESGIAGVIRGDLDLAVVLDWYNKPMALPEGLVKAHILDDPADVAMPAGHRFADRDEVDLAEFAEDEWITWGEGEFCHEWLMFTLRSKGIEPLLGHRAPETHTQLALVAAGLGVCIAPLLGRHPMPAGVVTVPLKQRVRRHVYVVWRADADRRPSIRAAVRALQEAGANVS; translated from the coding sequence ATGTTGAATCTGGAGCGCCTGCGCACCCTCGACGCCCTCGCCCGGCACGGCTCGGTCAGCGGCGCGGCCGAGGGGCTGCACATCACGACGTCGGCCGTGTCGCAGCAGATGTCGAAGCTGGAGCGGGAGGTCGGCCAGCAGCTCCTCGCCAAGAACGGCCGGGGTGTCCGGCTCACCGACGCGGGCCGGCTGCTGGCCGAGCACGCGGCGCGCATCCTGTCGCAGGTCGAGCTGGCCCAGTCCGACCTGGAGGCGCAGCGCGGGAAGGTCGTCGGTGAGTTGCGGCTGGCCGCGTTCCCGACGGGCGCCCGAGGGCTGTTCCCGGCCGCGCTCTCCGCCCTGCGCACGGCGCATCCCGCGCTGCGCGTGCGCAGTTGCGAGCTGGAGCCGGAGAGCGGCATCGCCGGGGTGATCCGCGGCGACCTCGACCTGGCCGTCGTGCTCGACTGGTACAACAAGCCGATGGCGCTGCCCGAGGGCCTGGTCAAGGCGCACATCCTGGACGATCCGGCCGACGTGGCGATGCCCGCGGGGCACCGGTTCGCCGACCGGGACGAGGTGGACCTCGCCGAGTTCGCCGAGGACGAGTGGATCACCTGGGGCGAGGGCGAGTTCTGCCACGAGTGGCTGATGTTCACGCTGCGCTCCAAGGGCATCGAGCCCCTTCTCGGCCACCGCGCCCCTGAGACACACACCCAGCTGGCGCTGGTCGCGGCCGGACTCGGCGTGTGCATCGCGCCGCTGCTGGGGCGGCACCCGATGCCCGCGGGGGTGGTGACCGTGCCGTTGAAGCAGCGGGTGCGGCGCCATGTGTACGTCGTCTGGCGAGCCGACGCCGACCGCCGACCGTCGATCCGGGCGGCGGTGCGGGCGCTGCAAGAGGCAGGGGCGAACGTCTCCTGA
- a CDS encoding pyridoxamine 5'-phosphate oxidase family protein: MTVTEQRRGRKIMMTPGELDEFLTSQRTCRVATVSADGFPHVSALWFAWDGTSLWLYSVVRSKRWAEMRRDPRVAVVIDTGEEYEQLRGVELSGTVEFVGESPRVGELRAELDVPETLFARKNFGLDEMPHDGRHAWVRLTPEKIVSWDFRKLGAL; encoded by the coding sequence ATGACCGTCACTGAGCAGCGCCGGGGCCGGAAGATCATGATGACGCCCGGTGAGCTGGACGAGTTCCTCACCAGCCAGCGCACCTGCCGGGTCGCCACGGTGTCCGCCGACGGCTTCCCGCATGTCAGCGCCCTGTGGTTCGCCTGGGACGGCACCTCGCTGTGGCTGTACTCGGTCGTCCGCAGCAAGCGGTGGGCCGAGATGCGCCGCGATCCGCGGGTCGCCGTCGTGATCGACACGGGTGAGGAGTACGAGCAGCTGCGCGGCGTCGAGCTGTCCGGAACCGTCGAGTTCGTGGGCGAGAGCCCTCGCGTCGGCGAGCTGCGCGCCGAACTCGACGTGCCCGAGACGCTGTTCGCGCGCAAGAACTTCGGCCTCGACGAGATGCCGCACGACGGCCGGCACGCGTGGGTGCGGCTGACGCCCGAGAAGATCGTGTCCTGGGACTTCCGGAAGCTGGGAGCGCTGTAG
- a CDS encoding cysteine hydrolase has translation MPSYAELSDLLDPATTVVLTVECQQGVVGPDSALPELAEQARSSGALANVARLVAAAHESGVQVIHAIAERRPDGRGAGRNARLFRAAERLPVQQLSGTAAVRVAAPIEVAEEDFVVRRLHGLSPIQGTDVDALLRNLGCRTLIVTGVSANVAIPNAVFDAVNRGYVVVVPRDAIAGAPSDYTPAMIRHTLALVATVATTDEVLDGFKRPRRVRRG, from the coding sequence ATGCCGTCGTACGCCGAACTCAGCGACCTCCTCGACCCCGCGACCACGGTCGTGCTCACCGTCGAGTGCCAGCAGGGCGTCGTCGGACCGGACAGCGCGCTGCCCGAACTCGCCGAGCAGGCCCGCTCCTCGGGAGCCCTGGCCAACGTCGCCCGGCTGGTCGCGGCCGCCCACGAGAGCGGCGTCCAGGTGATCCACGCGATCGCCGAACGCCGCCCCGACGGCCGCGGCGCGGGCCGCAACGCCCGCCTCTTCCGGGCCGCCGAACGGCTCCCCGTCCAGCAGCTGTCCGGCACGGCCGCCGTACGCGTGGCGGCGCCGATCGAGGTCGCCGAGGAGGACTTCGTCGTACGACGGCTGCACGGCCTGTCCCCGATCCAGGGCACCGACGTCGACGCCCTGTTGCGCAACCTCGGCTGCCGCACGCTGATCGTCACCGGAGTCTCGGCCAACGTGGCGATCCCCAACGCCGTCTTCGACGCCGTGAACCGGGGTTACGTCGTGGTCGTGCCGCGGGACGCCATCGCGGGGGCGCCCTCCGACTACACCCCCGCGATGATCCGCCACACCCTCGCATTGGTCGCCACGGTCGCGACCACGGACGAGGTACTGGACGGCTTCAAGCGCCCGCGCCGGGTCAGGCGAGGGTGA
- a CDS encoding Rieske (2Fe-2S) protein, translated as MTSKSVQPVSGPSRRTVVAAVGSAGLAVALTACGSDDDASGSSTEQGAASGGASTEASGSSGEAGAGGAALAKTGDIPEGGGKVFSDEKVVVSQPTAGDYKAFSTICTHQNCPMTDLQGDTITCACHKSQFSVLDGSVKKGPATEPLAAKQISVTGDSITLA; from the coding sequence ATGACCAGCAAATCAGTTCAGCCGGTGTCGGGCCCGAGTCGCCGTACCGTCGTGGCGGCGGTCGGCTCGGCGGGGCTCGCCGTTGCGCTGACCGCGTGCGGGTCGGACGACGACGCGTCCGGCTCGTCCACCGAACAGGGCGCCGCCAGTGGCGGTGCGAGCACCGAAGCGAGTGGCTCGTCCGGCGAGGCCGGTGCCGGTGGTGCGGCGCTCGCGAAGACCGGCGACATCCCGGAGGGCGGCGGCAAGGTCTTCAGCGACGAGAAGGTGGTGGTCTCGCAGCCGACGGCCGGTGACTACAAGGCCTTCTCGACGATCTGCACCCACCAGAACTGTCCGATGACGGACCTGCAGGGCGACACGATCACCTGCGCCTGCCACAAGAGCCAGTTCTCCGTCCTGGACGGCAGCGTGAAGAAGGGGCCCGCCACCGAGCCGCTGGCCGCCAAGCAGATCAGCGTGACGGGCGACTCGATCACCCTCGCCTGA
- a CDS encoding HipA family kinase has translation MLKEVIATRFITPLREGGSLPGLVEADDFGTYVIKFTGAGQGRKTLVAEVVCGELARRLGFRVPRLVTVELDPVLGLGEPDQEVQGLLKSSGGTNLGMDFLSGALGFDPLAFEVSPEDAGRIVWFDALVNNVDRSWRNPNLLMWQGELWLIDHGATMIWQHNWPGAQASAARPYDASEHALASFAPDVRAAAAELAPLVTEELLAEVTAEIPGVWLADEPGFESADALRRAYTQPLVARAAVIHERIEGIK, from the coding sequence ATGCTCAAGGAAGTCATCGCGACCCGCTTCATCACGCCCCTGCGTGAGGGCGGCTCGCTGCCGGGGCTCGTCGAGGCCGACGATTTCGGGACGTACGTCATCAAGTTCACCGGTGCCGGACAGGGCCGCAAGACGCTGGTCGCCGAGGTCGTCTGCGGTGAACTCGCCCGCAGGCTGGGCTTCCGGGTGCCCCGCCTGGTGACCGTGGAGCTCGACCCGGTACTGGGGCTCGGCGAACCCGACCAGGAGGTGCAGGGGCTGCTCAAGTCCAGCGGCGGCACCAACCTCGGCATGGACTTCCTCTCCGGCGCGCTCGGCTTCGACCCCCTCGCGTTCGAGGTGAGCCCGGAAGACGCCGGCCGGATCGTCTGGTTCGACGCCCTGGTGAACAACGTCGACCGCTCCTGGCGCAACCCCAACCTGCTGATGTGGCAGGGCGAGTTGTGGCTCATCGACCACGGCGCGACCATGATCTGGCAGCACAACTGGCCCGGGGCACAGGCTTCGGCGGCGCGCCCGTACGACGCCTCCGAGCATGCCCTGGCCTCCTTCGCCCCGGATGTGCGGGCAGCCGCGGCCGAGTTGGCGCCGCTGGTCACCGAGGAACTGCTCGCCGAGGTGACCGCCGAGATCCCCGGCGTGTGGCTGGCGGACGAACCGGGGTTCGAGTCGGCGGACGCGCTCCGGAGGGCGTACACGCAGCCACTGGTCGCACGGGCCGCCGTCATCCACGAACGCATCGAGGGGATCAAGTGA
- a CDS encoding DUF3037 domain-containing protein, with translation MSERTLGTRSRTQDVFEYALLRVVPRIERGECLNAGVLVYCRARSFVAARTHLDETRLRALDADADVAGVRAALRAVEGVCAGGDAAGQAGGDDAGRRFRWLIAPRSTVVQPGPVHTGLTSNPAAEAERLLDLLVK, from the coding sequence GTGAGCGAGCGCACCCTGGGGACCCGTTCCCGCACGCAGGACGTCTTCGAGTACGCGCTGCTGCGGGTCGTCCCGCGCATCGAGCGCGGGGAGTGCCTCAACGCCGGCGTGCTGGTGTACTGCCGCGCCCGGTCCTTCGTCGCCGCCCGGACCCACCTGGACGAGACCAGACTGCGCGCGCTGGACGCCGATGCCGATGTCGCCGGAGTGCGGGCCGCACTCCGGGCCGTCGAGGGCGTCTGCGCGGGCGGCGACGCGGCGGGGCAGGCCGGGGGTGACGACGCCGGCCGGCGCTTTCGCTGGCTGATCGCGCCCCGCTCGACGGTCGTCCAGCCGGGGCCCGTGCACACCGGGCTCACCTCGAATCCGGCGGCCGAGGCGGAGCGGCTGCTCGATCTGTTGGTGAAGTGA
- the fabG gene encoding 3-oxoacyl-ACP reductase FabG, with product MSTTEQRVAVVTGGARGIGAATAVRLAAEGRAVAVIDLDEAACKDTVEKITAAGGKAIAVGCDVSDEAQVEAAVARIAEELGAPTILVNNAGVLRDNLLFKMSVADWDTVMNVHLRGAFLMSKACQKHMVDAGFGRIVNLSSSSALGNRGQVNYSAAKAGLQGFTKTLAKELGKFGVTANAVAPGFIATEMTKATADRVGMGFEDFKAAAATQIPVARVGEPEDIANAIAFFTGEAAGFVSGQVLYVAGGPLD from the coding sequence ATGTCCACCACTGAGCAGCGGGTCGCCGTAGTCACCGGCGGAGCGCGCGGCATCGGCGCCGCCACCGCCGTACGCCTGGCCGCCGAGGGCCGCGCGGTCGCCGTGATCGACCTCGACGAGGCCGCCTGCAAGGACACCGTGGAGAAGATCACCGCGGCCGGCGGCAAGGCCATCGCGGTCGGCTGCGACGTCTCCGACGAGGCGCAGGTCGAGGCGGCCGTCGCGCGGATCGCCGAGGAGCTCGGTGCCCCGACGATCCTGGTCAACAACGCGGGTGTGCTCCGTGACAACCTGCTGTTCAAGATGAGCGTCGCCGACTGGGACACCGTCATGAACGTGCACCTGCGCGGCGCCTTCCTGATGTCCAAGGCCTGTCAGAAGCACATGGTGGACGCGGGCTTCGGCCGGATCGTCAACCTCTCCTCGTCCTCCGCGCTCGGCAACCGCGGCCAGGTCAACTACTCCGCCGCCAAGGCCGGTCTCCAGGGCTTCACCAAGACCCTCGCCAAGGAGCTCGGCAAGTTCGGCGTCACCGCCAACGCCGTCGCCCCCGGCTTCATCGCCACCGAGATGACCAAGGCCACCGCCGACCGCGTCGGCATGGGCTTCGAGGACTTCAAGGCCGCCGCCGCCACCCAGATCCCGGTGGCCCGGGTCGGTGAGCCGGAGGACATCGCCAACGCCATCGCCTTCTTCACCGGCGAGGCGGCCGGCTTCGTCTCCGGCCAGGTGCTGTACGTCGCCGGCGGACCGCTCGACTAG
- a CDS encoding SDR family oxidoreductase, with translation MTGLPELSGKVALVTGGSRGIGYGVAEALVARGDRVVITGRGEDALKEAVEQLGADRAVYVAGKAHDEAHQAVAVERAMEAFGRVDYLINNAGTNPVFGPLADLDLGVARKVFETNVISALGFAQKTWHAWQKDNGGAIVNIASVAGIAPSPFIAAYGVSKAAMINLTQQMAHEFAPKVRVNAIAPAVVKTKFAEALYEGREAEAAASYPLGRLGVPSDIGGAAAFLTSDQSDWVTGQTLVVDGGIFLNAGVG, from the coding sequence ATGACTGGACTGCCTGAACTCTCCGGCAAGGTCGCCCTCGTCACGGGCGGCAGCCGCGGCATCGGCTACGGCGTCGCCGAGGCGCTCGTCGCCCGCGGCGACCGCGTCGTCATCACCGGCCGGGGCGAGGACGCCCTCAAGGAGGCCGTCGAGCAGCTCGGCGCCGACCGCGCCGTCTACGTGGCCGGCAAGGCGCACGACGAGGCCCACCAGGCCGTCGCCGTCGAGCGCGCCATGGAGGCCTTCGGCCGCGTCGACTACCTGATCAACAACGCCGGCACGAACCCGGTGTTCGGGCCGCTCGCCGACCTCGACCTGGGTGTCGCGCGCAAGGTCTTCGAGACCAACGTGATCTCGGCGCTGGGCTTCGCTCAGAAGACCTGGCACGCCTGGCAGAAGGACAACGGCGGCGCGATCGTCAACATCGCCTCCGTCGCGGGCATCGCGCCCTCGCCGTTCATCGCCGCCTACGGCGTCAGCAAGGCCGCGATGATCAACCTCACCCAGCAGATGGCGCACGAGTTCGCGCCCAAGGTACGGGTCAACGCGATCGCCCCGGCCGTGGTGAAGACCAAGTTCGCCGAGGCCCTGTACGAGGGCCGGGAGGCGGAGGCCGCCGCGTCCTACCCGCTGGGCCGGCTCGGCGTGCCCTCCGACATCGGCGGCGCCGCCGCGTTCCTCACCTCGGACCAGTCCGACTGGGTCACCGGGCAGACGCTCGTCGTCGACGGCGGCATCTTCCTCAACGCCGGCGTCGGCTGA
- a CDS encoding ABC transporter substrate-binding protein, whose protein sequence is MFNRIRRLRQVAAIASISSLVAGCGVLSSDSTDEEAAIVVGTTAAPSTLDPAASWDSSWELFRNIYQTLLSYPSGASAPEPDAAESCQFTDSSHMKYKCELREGLKFSDGHTLDAQAVKYSIDRIRTINVNGGPAGLLGSLERVQVLNDREVVFHLNKADATFPFVLATPAMSIVDPEDYPADKLREDDTTVVGSGPYTLDSYDEGQQAELVKYEGYQGHAERKNDAVTIRYFQDSPTMVAALRDKELDVAFRGLAADDIVDIQADDDDELQLIEGSGTEINYLVFNPKDPMAGKSAVRRAIAQVIDRPAIAHKVYKDTVEPLYSMVPKGLTGHTTGFFDDYGEPSETKAAKLLTDAGITTPVPLTLWYTSDRYGSATKAEFQELKSQLEKSGLFEITLKSRPWKTYVAGYQNGEYPVFGRGWFPDFPDADNFIAPFVGKQNALGTPYVTPKITETLLPNSRSQSDRANVVKDFEEAQRILVEDARLLPLWQGRQYVAASAEISGAERALDPSTIMMVGELYRKTSW, encoded by the coding sequence GTGTTCAACCGGATCCGACGCCTGCGGCAGGTGGCGGCCATCGCGTCCATATCGTCCCTGGTGGCAGGGTGCGGCGTCCTCTCGTCCGATTCGACGGATGAGGAGGCCGCGATCGTGGTGGGGACGACCGCAGCCCCCAGCACCCTTGATCCCGCCGCGTCCTGGGACAGCTCCTGGGAACTGTTCCGGAACATCTACCAGACGCTGCTGAGCTACCCCTCCGGCGCGAGCGCGCCCGAGCCCGACGCCGCCGAGAGCTGCCAGTTCACCGACAGCTCGCACATGAAGTACAAGTGCGAGCTGCGCGAGGGCCTGAAGTTCTCCGACGGGCACACCCTCGACGCGCAGGCGGTCAAGTACTCGATCGACCGCATCCGGACGATCAACGTCAACGGCGGACCCGCCGGTCTGCTGGGCAGCCTCGAACGGGTTCAGGTGCTCAACGACCGAGAGGTCGTCTTCCACCTCAACAAGGCCGACGCGACCTTCCCGTTCGTGCTCGCCACGCCCGCCATGTCGATCGTCGACCCCGAGGACTACCCGGCCGACAAGCTGCGCGAGGACGACACCACCGTCGTCGGTTCCGGGCCGTACACCCTCGACTCGTACGACGAGGGCCAGCAGGCCGAGCTGGTCAAGTACGAGGGCTACCAGGGGCACGCGGAGCGCAAGAACGACGCGGTGACCATCCGTTACTTCCAGGACTCGCCCACCATGGTCGCCGCGCTGCGCGACAAGGAGCTCGACGTCGCCTTCCGTGGCCTCGCCGCCGACGACATCGTCGACATCCAGGCCGACGATGACGACGAACTCCAGCTGATCGAGGGCTCCGGCACCGAGATCAACTACCTCGTCTTCAACCCCAAGGACCCCATGGCGGGCAAGTCCGCCGTCCGCAGGGCCATCGCCCAGGTCATCGACCGCCCCGCGATCGCCCACAAGGTCTACAAGGACACCGTCGAGCCGCTGTACTCCATGGTCCCCAAGGGCCTGACCGGACACACCACGGGCTTCTTCGACGACTACGGCGAGCCCAGCGAGACCAAGGCCGCCAAGCTCCTCACCGACGCCGGCATCACGACGCCCGTCCCGCTCACGCTCTGGTACACCAGCGACCGCTACGGCTCCGCCACCAAGGCGGAGTTCCAGGAGCTGAAGAGCCAGCTCGAGAAGTCCGGTCTCTTCGAGATCACCCTCAAGAGCCGCCCCTGGAAGACCTACGTCGCGGGCTACCAGAACGGCGAGTACCCGGTGTTCGGGCGTGGCTGGTTCCCCGACTTCCCGGACGCGGACAACTTCATCGCGCCGTTCGTCGGCAAGCAGAACGCGCTCGGTACGCCGTATGTGACGCCCAAGATCACCGAGACGCTGCTGCCCAACTCGCGCTCCCAGAGCGACCGCGCCAACGTGGTCAAGGACTTCGAGGAGGCCCAGCGGATCCTCGTCGAGGACGCGCGACTGCTGCCGCTGTGGCAGGGCCGGCAGTACGTGGCCGCGAGCGCGGAGATCTCGGGCGCGGAGCGGGCGCTGGACCCGTCGACGATCATGATGGTGGGGGAGCTGTACCGCAAGACCAGCTGGTAG
- a CDS encoding uracil-DNA glycosylase yields the protein MTDIAMLPESWRGVLGDELQQPYFKELTEFVEEERAKGPVHPPREEVFAALDATPYEQVKVLILGQDPYHGEGQGHGLCFSVRPGVKTPPSLRNIYKEMKEELGLPVPDNGYLMPWAQQGVLLLNAVLTVRGGEANSHKGKGWEKFTDAVIRAVAHRPDPAVFVLWGNYAQKKLPLIDETRHVVVKGAHPSPLSAKKFFGSRPFTQINEAVARQGHEPIDWRIPDLG from the coding sequence GTGACCGACATCGCCATGCTGCCCGAGTCCTGGCGCGGGGTTCTGGGTGACGAGCTGCAGCAGCCCTACTTCAAGGAGCTGACGGAGTTCGTCGAGGAGGAGCGGGCGAAGGGTCCCGTCCACCCGCCGCGCGAGGAGGTCTTCGCCGCGCTGGACGCGACGCCGTACGAGCAGGTGAAGGTCCTGATCCTCGGCCAGGACCCGTATCACGGCGAAGGCCAGGGGCACGGCCTGTGCTTCTCGGTCCGCCCCGGAGTGAAGACGCCGCCGTCGCTGCGGAACATCTACAAGGAGATGAAGGAGGAGCTCGGCCTCCCCGTCCCCGACAACGGCTATCTGATGCCCTGGGCCCAGCAGGGCGTCCTGCTGCTCAACGCCGTCCTCACGGTCCGCGGCGGTGAGGCCAACTCGCACAAGGGCAAGGGCTGGGAGAAGTTCACCGACGCGGTGATCCGCGCCGTGGCCCACCGGCCCGACCCGGCGGTGTTCGTGCTGTGGGGCAACTACGCGCAGAAGAAGCTCCCGCTCATCGACGAGACGCGGCACGTCGTGGTCAAGGGGGCGCACCCCTCGCCGCTGTCGGCGAAGAAGTTCTTCGGGTCCCGCCCGTTCACGCAGATCAACGAGGCGGTGGCCCGGCAGGGGCACGAGCCGATCGACTGGCGGATCCCCGACCTGGGCTGA